Proteins encoded in a region of the Bacteroidota bacterium genome:
- a CDS encoding biotin/lipoyl-binding protein: MNKVTVADKSFNVESENGSFSIDNKAFNADVLEFREGKFHILQDNRSYTAEIISFDKDEKSFEIKVNSNIYIVKVQDRFDQLLKQMGIDATAGKKVNDIKAPMPGMVLQVMVESGQQIKKGDAIVVLEAMKMENILKSPSDGVVKTVKVIKGDKVEKNQVMVFLD, from the coding sequence ATGAATAAAGTCACAGTTGCCGATAAATCATTTAATGTAGAATCCGAAAACGGAAGTTTTTCTATTGATAACAAGGCATTTAATGCAGATGTGTTGGAATTCAGAGAAGGAAAGTTTCACATCCTTCAAGATAACAGATCGTATACTGCTGAAATAATTTCCTTTGACAAAGATGAGAAAAGCTTTGAAATTAAAGTAAATAGCAACATTTATATTGTAAAAGTGCAGGATCGTTTCGACCAATTACTTAAGCAAATGGGTATTGACGCAACGGCCGGCAAAAAAGTTAACGACATAAAAGCCCCAATGCCAGGGATGGTTTTACAGGTCATGGTCGAAAGCGGACAGCAGATAAAAAAAGGAGACGCTATTGTAGTACTGGAAGCCATGAAAATGGAGAACATCTTAAAATCACCATCTGATGGTGTTGTGAAGACTGTAAAAGTGATAAAAGGAGATAAAGTTGAGAAGAATCAGGTAATGGTCTTTTTGGATTAA
- a CDS encoding M1 family peptidase: MRNLFLYVVALGFIISSCKTAEQTVKNENKEKKLYAIPDYKSAYTKRVDLINTTLFLTPSWKEKELKGLAEITLKQHFFPSDSITLNARSMSILNVSLVTGKNKKLLEYTYDQSLLIIRLPRIYYSHEEIKIAIEYIAKPESTVIPGNISFKSDKGLFFVDPDSIDDSRPTQLWTQGETESNSVWFPTVESPEQKMTSEIFLTVDSAFKTLSNGLLIETINNNNGTFTWHWRNDLPAAPYLVFIGVGDYAIVKDKWNGIEVSYYVDPPYEKNARLAFGNTPEMMTFFSKLLGVTYPWQKYSQIVVHDYISGAMENVTAVVHGTNMQQDEGSNIDDNYEHYVAHELFHQWFGNLVTCKSWSNITLNEGFANYSEYLWNEYKYGKTKAESDLNKSLRSYFRAAEKSDPPLIRYQYDDAEDVYDRISYNKGGNILHMLRSYLGDSAFFKGLNVYLTDNRFSSAEADNLRHAFEKVTGEDLNWFFNQWFFKGGHPQLTVSYSWNELSKKETIKIKQIQDLTKSPLYKLPLDIDFYFENSVERKRIVLTKSSQEFEFPLNQKPKVVSVDAERTLVGTITTERPEEETIYLYDHSKYVRDRGQAVTTIGFVQEINSPASNMIRRALKDSAQLVRQDALIYASIICQNEPASIKETMFDIAMNDPASDCRSTAIQRIKTYYKAEECVPLFEKLLKDKSHVVVASAFDNLKDKDPEKGAKAALELEADSSSEVLAKLSTYYSNNDSADFIHVYKRAYLFVDRWEKFSILEDLGKYAGNHYNLKTIKSAVDLITKDAMGSSFDYYKKICEEVLSDTQTKLGTASSSFSKNENRWLEMNPGLTKDAISQELTYLQTYIENKRNIIKKIN, encoded by the coding sequence ATGCGAAATCTCTTTCTCTATGTTGTTGCTCTTGGATTTATTATATCCTCCTGCAAAACTGCTGAACAAACGGTTAAAAATGAAAATAAAGAAAAAAAGCTTTATGCAATTCCGGATTACAAATCAGCCTATACTAAACGTGTCGATCTGATCAATACTACTCTCTTTCTTACACCATCGTGGAAAGAAAAAGAACTGAAAGGTCTTGCGGAAATTACTCTGAAGCAACATTTTTTTCCAAGCGACAGCATAACTTTGAATGCAAGAAGTATGTCGATCCTGAATGTTTCTTTGGTCACAGGGAAAAATAAAAAACTATTGGAGTATACATATGATCAATCGCTTTTGATCATCAGACTTCCCAGAATTTATTATTCACACGAAGAAATAAAAATCGCAATTGAATACATCGCTAAACCTGAATCAACAGTTATCCCGGGAAACATTTCTTTTAAAAGTGACAAAGGCCTTTTCTTTGTCGATCCGGATAGCATTGATGACAGTCGACCAACACAACTGTGGACGCAAGGCGAAACAGAAAGTAATTCGGTCTGGTTTCCAACTGTAGAATCACCCGAACAAAAAATGACTAGTGAAATTTTTCTCACTGTTGATTCTGCATTCAAAACACTTTCAAATGGATTATTGATTGAAACGATCAATAATAACAATGGAACATTTACCTGGCACTGGCGGAATGATCTTCCTGCTGCTCCTTACCTTGTATTTATCGGCGTTGGCGATTATGCAATTGTAAAAGACAAATGGAATGGGATTGAAGTGAGTTACTATGTTGATCCACCCTATGAAAAAAATGCACGGCTGGCTTTTGGAAATACTCCTGAAATGATGACGTTCTTCTCAAAACTTCTTGGCGTTACATATCCTTGGCAGAAGTATAGTCAGATCGTTGTGCATGATTATATTTCAGGAGCAATGGAAAATGTGACTGCTGTTGTTCATGGAACGAATATGCAACAGGATGAAGGTTCAAACATTGATGACAACTATGAACATTATGTTGCTCATGAACTTTTTCATCAGTGGTTTGGCAATCTTGTAACCTGTAAATCATGGAGCAATATTACATTGAACGAAGGCTTTGCAAATTACTCTGAGTATTTGTGGAATGAATACAAGTACGGCAAAACAAAAGCCGAAAGCGATCTGAACAAAAGTCTGCGAAGTTATTTCCGCGCTGCAGAAAAAAGTGATCCGCCATTGATCCGGTATCAATATGACGATGCAGAAGATGTTTACGACAGAATTTCCTATAATAAAGGTGGAAACATTTTGCATATGCTTCGAAGCTATCTCGGCGACTCTGCATTCTTCAAAGGACTGAATGTTTATCTGACCGACAATCGGTTTTCAAGTGCTGAAGCTGACAACCTGCGTCATGCTTTTGAAAAAGTAACCGGTGAAGATCTGAATTGGTTTTTTAATCAGTGGTTTTTCAAAGGTGGTCATCCACAACTGACTGTTTCGTATTCATGGAATGAACTTTCAAAAAAAGAAACGATCAAGATCAAACAGATCCAGGATCTCACAAAAAGTCCATTGTATAAACTACCACTTGATATTGATTTTTATTTTGAAAATTCTGTTGAAAGAAAAAGAATTGTTCTTACAAAAAGCTCTCAGGAATTCGAATTTCCTTTGAATCAAAAACCGAAAGTTGTTTCTGTTGATGCAGAAAGAACTCTCGTAGGAACGATTACTACAGAACGACCTGAAGAAGAAACGATCTATTTGTATGATCATTCAAAATATGTACGTGACCGTGGGCAAGCAGTGACTACGATTGGTTTCGTTCAGGAAATTAATTCACCTGCGTCAAATATGATTCGCAGAGCATTGAAAGATTCAGCACAACTTGTTCGCCAGGATGCACTGATATATGCCAGCATTATTTGTCAGAATGAACCTGCATCGATAAAAGAAACAATGTTTGATATTGCAATGAACGACCCGGCATCCGATTGCCGTAGTACAGCAATTCAAAGGATAAAAACTTACTACAAAGCTGAAGAGTGCGTTCCACTTTTTGAAAAATTGCTGAAAGATAAATCACATGTTGTTGTTGCTTCGGCTTTCGATAATCTGAAAGACAAAGATCCGGAGAAAGGTGCGAAGGCAGCCCTTGAACTTGAAGCGGATTCAAGCAGTGAAGTACTGGCAAAACTTTCTACATATTATTCAAATAATGACTCCGCAGACTTCATCCACGTTTATAAGAGAGCATATTTATTTGTTGACCGTTGGGAAAAATTTTCTATCCTTGAAGACCTGGGAAAATATGCAGGAAATCATTATAATCTGAAAACGATTAAATCTGCAGTTGATCTTATAACGAAAGACGCTATGGGGAGCTCATTTGATTATTATAAAAAGATCTGTGAAGAAGTTTTATCAGATACACAAACTAAACTTGGAACCGCTTCTTCAAGTTTTAGCAAGAACGAAAATCGTTGGCTCGAAATGAATCCGGGTTTGACAAAAGACGCCATTTCACAAGAACTGACGTATCTGCAAACTTATATTGAGAACAAAAGAAATATCATAAAGAAGATTAATTAA
- a CDS encoding acyloxyacyl hydrolase: protein MSFRLFAITIFLLFTHQISATDSDSTIGKYSWSIRRDHGFLIAHRPALVPLQEKHISGFEISLAKISSGKNEWEREFLNPNRGITFAYFDLGSPDKLGYGFAVYPYIDFPLNKNSDNKFIFRYGIGLGWVEKTFNSSDNFKNAAIGSHFNGIIHFDLGYEKRLSKLSLLEISTGITHYSNGSYSIPNLGINVATLNLAYTRYFGERLAINSARSDLKPKSSNWIAYIGAGLKKIYPPEGKQYNIGVISFSRMTSIGNKSNWGIGIDGFYDNSLSARLKNSNSELKGFSDDVRAGIFGAIEVSVGKTGLLFNMGHYLYSRWKEDGNIYHRICVRQYFENFFLCMNLKTHYARADFVEFGMGKKF from the coding sequence ATGAGTTTCCGGCTTTTTGCTATCACAATATTTCTTCTGTTTACTCATCAGATATCCGCTACGGATTCTGATTCTACAATTGGGAAATACTCCTGGAGTATCCGTCGTGATCATGGATTTCTGATTGCACATCGGCCGGCATTGGTTCCTCTTCAGGAAAAACACATTTCAGGTTTTGAGATCTCACTGGCAAAAATTTCTTCAGGGAAAAACGAATGGGAGCGGGAATTTCTTAACCCAAACCGCGGAATAACTTTTGCGTATTTCGATCTGGGCAGTCCTGACAAACTCGGATATGGATTTGCAGTTTATCCTTACATTGATTTTCCGCTGAATAAAAATTCCGACAACAAATTTATCTTCCGATATGGTATCGGATTAGGCTGGGTAGAGAAAACTTTTAATTCGTCGGACAACTTCAAAAATGCAGCTATAGGCTCGCACTTCAATGGCATTATTCATTTTGACTTAGGTTATGAAAAGCGTTTATCCAAATTGTCTCTTCTTGAAATCAGTACAGGCATCACTCATTATTCAAATGGCTCTTACAGCATTCCAAATCTTGGAATAAATGTGGCTACTTTAAATCTTGCTTACACCCGCTATTTCGGTGAACGATTAGCGATCAACAGTGCACGCTCGGACTTAAAACCTAAATCCTCAAACTGGATAGCATATATTGGAGCGGGACTGAAAAAAATCTATCCGCCGGAAGGAAAACAATATAATATAGGAGTTATATCTTTTTCAAGAATGACTTCCATTGGAAATAAAAGTAATTGGGGAATTGGCATCGATGGATTTTATGACAATTCTCTTTCTGCCCGACTAAAAAACTCGAATTCTGAGCTCAAAGGTTTTTCAGATGACGTACGTGCAGGAATCTTTGGAGCAATAGAAGTATCTGTAGGTAAAACCGGTTTACTTTTTAATATGGGGCACTACCTCTATAGCAGATGGAAAGAAGACGGAAATATTTATCACAGAATTTGCGTGCGCCAATACTTCGAAAATTTCTTTCTTTGCATGAATCTAAAGACACATTATGCGAGAGCAGATTTTGTTGAATTTGGTATGGGAAAAAAATTCTAA
- a CDS encoding DUF2807 domain-containing protein: MRKLILLTLLIFSFTNCSKDHMFDCLKSTGDEITQIRRAESFKNLNLKDNVDVILYSDTTPFIRVTAGEHLIDGIITEIENGTLYIRNDNKCNWTRSFSNKYTVEIGMRNPEKVEIYGSGNFTCADTIKTEEFLFDSWNASGSYNFLFNSNKIYINNNIGRADFHAKGKANVTFVYMNDVATLDFSELRTELFYIRSSTTGDCRINVDSELDVVLLYTGDIYYTGSLYKLTKNISGSGSLIAY; this comes from the coding sequence ATGCGTAAATTAATTCTCCTTACACTCCTCATTTTTTCATTCACAAACTGTTCGAAAGACCACATGTTTGATTGCCTGAAAAGTACAGGTGACGAGATCACGCAGATAAGACGGGCTGAGTCTTTCAAAAATCTTAATCTGAAAGATAATGTTGATGTCATACTCTATTCAGACACGACTCCATTTATCAGAGTAACTGCCGGTGAGCATTTGATCGATGGTATCATTACAGAAATAGAAAATGGTACACTCTATATCCGAAATGATAACAAGTGCAACTGGACCCGCAGCTTCAGTAATAAATACACTGTCGAAATAGGTATGCGCAATCCTGAAAAAGTTGAGATCTACGGATCCGGAAATTTTACCTGTGCCGACACCATTAAAACGGAAGAATTTCTTTTTGATTCCTGGAACGCTTCCGGCAGTTACAACTTTCTTTTCAACTCAAACAAAATTTACATCAACAATAATATCGGAAGGGCCGACTTTCACGCAAAAGGAAAAGCAAATGTTACTTTTGTTTACATGAATGATGTTGCCACACTCGACTTTTCCGAATTACGAACAGAGCTTTTCTACATCCGTTCATCAACCACCGGCGATTGCAGGATCAATGTTGATAGTGAACTGGATGTTGTTTTGCTTTATACCGGGGATATTTACTATACGGGAAGTTTGTATAAGCTGACGAAAAATATTTCAGGTAGTGGAAGTTTGATTGCATACTAA
- the rnhA gene encoding ribonuclease HI gives MVKIYTDGSARGNPGPGGYGIVLLKGEHRKELSEGYRHTTNNRMELLSVVVALEALKKEGEHVTIYSDSKYVVDSVEKKWVFGWEKKYFSGKKNPDLWMRFLRIYRKHHVKFVWVKGHASNAENNRCDELAVAASFKKPLKVDVEYERIGGEE, from the coding sequence ATGGTAAAAATTTATACAGATGGCAGTGCAAGAGGAAACCCCGGTCCGGGAGGATATGGAATTGTTTTGTTAAAGGGTGAACACAGAAAAGAACTTTCAGAAGGTTATCGTCATACTACTAATAACAGAATGGAATTGCTAAGCGTTGTTGTGGCGCTTGAAGCTTTAAAAAAAGAAGGCGAGCATGTAACCATCTATTCTGATTCGAAATACGTTGTTGATTCTGTTGAAAAGAAATGGGTGTTTGGCTGGGAGAAAAAGTATTTTTCCGGAAAAAAGAATCCCGATCTATGGATGCGCTTTTTAAGAATTTACAGAAAGCATCATGTGAAATTTGTCTGGGTAAAAGGTCATGCATCAAATGCTGAGAACAATCGATGCGATGAATTGGCGGTGGCTGCTTCATTTAAGAAGCCTTTGAAGGTTGATGTGGAGTATGAGAGAATTGGTGGGGAGGAGTAG
- the kbl gene encoding glycine C-acetyltransferase, with protein MYDTLKPILISELEEIKSAGLYKQERIISSPQGADIIANGKAVINFCANNYLGLSSHPKVIEAAKKAIDTHGYGMSSVRFICGTQDIHKELEAKISSFLGTEDTILYAAAFDANGGVFEPLLNEQDAIISDELNHASIIDGVRLCKAQRMRYKHNNMEELEKVLIETQHLRHRMIVTDGVFSMDGTIAQLDKICDLADKYKALVMIDECHASGFMGKTGRGTHEYRNVMGRIDIITGTLGKALGGAMGGFTSAKKEVVEILRQRSRPYLFSNSLAPSIVGASIAVIDLLQETPALRDKLWENTKYFREQITKAGFDIKPGEHPIVPIMLYEAKLAQDFASKLLDEGIYVVGFFYPVVAKGNARIRVQISAGHERAHLDKAIAAFTKIGKELGVLKS; from the coding sequence ATGTACGATACATTAAAACCAATCCTAATCTCCGAGCTTGAAGAAATCAAATCCGCCGGATTATATAAGCAAGAGCGAATCATCAGCAGCCCGCAGGGAGCAGATATTATTGCTAATGGCAAAGCAGTAATAAATTTCTGCGCAAATAATTATCTGGGATTGTCATCACATCCTAAAGTTATTGAAGCAGCGAAGAAAGCGATCGATACACACGGATATGGAATGTCTTCCGTACGTTTTATCTGTGGTACGCAGGATATTCACAAAGAACTCGAAGCAAAAATTTCTTCCTTTCTGGGAACAGAAGATACTATTCTTTATGCCGCAGCTTTCGATGCAAACGGCGGTGTTTTCGAACCGTTGTTAAATGAACAAGATGCCATAATTAGCGATGAATTGAATCATGCATCGATAATTGATGGAGTTCGTTTATGCAAAGCGCAACGCATGCGTTACAAGCATAACAATATGGAAGAACTTGAAAAAGTTCTGATTGAAACGCAACATCTTCGTCACAGAATGATCGTAACCGATGGAGTATTCAGTATGGATGGCACAATTGCGCAACTGGATAAAATCTGCGATCTGGCTGACAAATACAAGGCACTTGTTATGATCGATGAATGTCATGCATCCGGTTTTATGGGCAAGACAGGAAGAGGAACACATGAGTATAGAAATGTAATGGGTCGTATAGATATTATTACCGGTACATTAGGGAAAGCCCTCGGCGGTGCTATGGGTGGATTTACAAGCGCCAAGAAAGAGGTCGTTGAAATTCTTCGTCAGCGTTCACGTCCATATTTATTTTCGAATTCACTTGCGCCGAGTATTGTTGGTGCATCGATTGCAGTAATTGATCTGCTGCAGGAAACGCCTGCCCTCAGAGACAAGCTCTGGGAGAATACAAAATACTTCCGTGAGCAAATTACAAAGGCAGGTTTTGATATTAAGCCCGGTGAACATCCGATAGTTCCGATCATGTTGTACGAAGCCAAACTTGCACAGGATTTTGCTTCAAAACTTTTAGACGAAGGAATTTATGTCGTTGGATTTTTCTATCCTGTTGTTGCAAAAGGCAATGCACGTATTCGTGTCCAGATTTCTGCCGGACATGAACGCGCACATCTTGACAAAGCTATTGCTGCGTTTACCAAAATTGGAAAAGAGTTAGGAGTATTAAAATCCTGA
- the rfbA gene encoding glucose-1-phosphate thymidylyltransferase RfbA, which yields MKGIILAGGSGTRLHPLTLAMSKQLMPVYDKPMIYYPLSILMTAGINEILIISTPHDLPHFQRLLGDGVNLGCKFSYAEQAVPNGLAQAFVIGEKFIGKDKVALILGDNIFYGTGLQQVLQSNIDPDGGIVFAYHVSDPERYGVVEFDKDKKAISIEEKPLKPKSNYAVPGLYFYDNSVIDIAKNLKPSPRGEYEITDVNKVYLAKGNLKVGILDKGTAWLDTGTFASLMQAGQFVQVIEERQGLKIGCIEEIAYRQGYITKEQLRTIAEPLVKSGYGKYLLSLPEN from the coding sequence GTGAAAGGTATAATCCTAGCCGGTGGATCCGGTACCCGTTTACATCCTTTGACCCTAGCCATGAGCAAACAACTCATGCCTGTGTACGATAAACCTATGATCTATTACCCGTTGTCAATCTTAATGACTGCCGGAATAAACGAGATCCTGATTATTTCTACTCCACATGATCTTCCACATTTTCAGAGATTACTCGGCGATGGAGTAAATCTTGGTTGTAAATTTTCCTATGCTGAACAAGCTGTTCCTAACGGACTCGCACAGGCATTCGTTATTGGTGAAAAATTTATCGGAAAAGATAAAGTAGCACTTATTCTTGGTGACAATATTTTTTACGGAACGGGATTGCAACAAGTACTTCAAAGCAATATTGATCCCGATGGCGGAATTGTATTCGCTTATCATGTAAGTGATCCGGAACGTTATGGTGTCGTAGAATTCGACAAAGACAAAAAAGCGATCAGCATCGAAGAAAAACCTCTGAAACCAAAATCCAATTATGCCGTTCCCGGATTATATTTTTACGATAATTCTGTAATTGATATTGCAAAAAATCTTAAGCCTAGTCCACGCGGTGAATATGAAATCACTGATGTCAACAAAGTCTATCTTGCAAAAGGGAATCTGAAAGTCGGCATACTCGATAAAGGTACTGCCTGGCTCGATACAGGAACATTTGCTTCACTGATGCAAGCCGGACAATTTGTTCAGGTCATCGAGGAAAGACAAGGATTGAAAATCGGATGTATTGAAGAAATAGCATACCGTCAGGGATATATAACAAAAGAACAATTACGCACTATTGCCGAACCCCTCGTAAAAAGTGGTTATGGCAAATATCTGCTTTCATTACCGGAGAATTAG
- a CDS encoding NAD-dependent epimerase/dehydratase family protein gives MKRTILVTGGAGFIGSSLAERLARDPDNYVVIVDNLLTGSLSKVPKSVHQNVKFIKADANDLMDLSSIFHAYRFDYVFHYAAVVGVKRTLANPVMVLNDMTGINNVLNLSKNTGVKRVFYTSSSEVYGEPVEFPQNEYTTPLNSRLPYAIVKNVGEAYLRSFKREYDLDFTIFRLFNTYGPKQSSDFVISKFLIAALKDKDITIYGDGSQTRTFCFIEDHLDATMNAFYNNLLVNDVANIGSDNEMSMLELAKFIIKQTNSRSAIVHLPALAEGDMTRRRPDVTKMKDLLNRDFTSLESGLNLILKNSQYVLQ, from the coding sequence ATGAAAAGAACTATACTCGTAACAGGTGGCGCAGGATTTATCGGCAGCTCGCTCGCTGAACGTCTTGCCCGTGATCCCGACAACTATGTTGTTATCGTTGATAATCTTTTAACAGGGTCACTATCGAAGGTTCCCAAGTCTGTTCATCAGAATGTGAAGTTCATCAAAGCTGATGCTAATGATCTGATGGATCTTTCAAGCATCTTCCATGCATATCGATTTGATTATGTATTTCATTACGCTGCTGTTGTTGGCGTGAAAAGAACTCTTGCTAATCCGGTCATGGTACTGAATGATATGACAGGGATCAATAACGTACTTAATCTTTCGAAGAACACGGGTGTGAAAAGAGTATTCTACACATCATCATCTGAAGTATATGGTGAGCCGGTTGAATTTCCACAGAATGAATATACGACTCCATTAAATTCACGATTGCCTTATGCAATTGTAAAGAATGTCGGCGAAGCTTATCTCCGCTCTTTCAAACGTGAATACGATCTTGATTTTACGATCTTCCGTTTATTCAATACCTACGGACCAAAACAAAGTTCTGATTTCGTTATTTCGAAATTCCTTATCGCTGCTTTAAAAGATAAAGACATTACAATTTACGGTGACGGCTCCCAGACAAGAACATTCTGTTTCATCGAAGATCATCTTGATGCTACGATGAATGCCTTTTATAATAACTTACTTGTTAATGATGTTGCCAACATCGGATCCGATAATGAAATGTCGATGCTTGAACTTGCGAAATTCATAATCAAGCAAACCAATTCCCGTTCCGCAATTGTTCATCTTCCTGCTCTTGCTGAAGGCGACATGACTCGCCGTCGTCCGGATGTTACAAAAATGAAAGATCTGCTGAATCGTGATTTTACTTCGCTTGAATCGGGGTTGAATTTGATTTTGAAGAATAGTCAGTATGTTCTTCAATAA
- a CDS encoding polyprenyl synthetase family protein produces the protein MHSLSHFQQLIEKGLSSLELDKKPAELYDPIQYMLNLGGKRMRPALLLMSNEMFGGNPEEVISPALGIEVFHNFTLLHDDIMDKAPLRRTKATVHEKWNANVAILSGDTMFVQSCQLMMKVNDKYLRKVMDLFMKTAIEVCEGQQYDMNYESIEKVSLDEYLEMIALKTAVLLGGSLAIGAICANAKDDDIENIYHFGKKLGIAFQLQDDILDAYGDAEKFGKQVGGDIISNKKTFLLISACEQAKGKQLEQLTFSLNQKDFNAEEKVKTVIAVYDELKIKEQEEQKMDQYFQEAMKHLKTIQVADERKELLVSFAEKLMVRTS, from the coding sequence ATGCATTCACTCTCACATTTCCAGCAACTAATCGAAAAAGGCCTCTCAAGCCTTGAGCTCGACAAAAAACCTGCTGAGCTTTACGATCCGATTCAATACATGCTCAATCTGGGCGGTAAAAGAATGCGTCCTGCTTTGTTGTTGATGAGTAATGAAATGTTTGGTGGAAATCCGGAAGAGGTAATTTCACCTGCACTTGGAATAGAAGTGTTCCATAATTTTACCTTGCTGCATGACGATATAATGGACAAGGCTCCATTGCGCCGGACAAAGGCAACGGTCCATGAAAAATGGAATGCAAATGTTGCAATACTTTCCGGTGACACTATGTTTGTTCAGTCATGTCAACTAATGATGAAGGTGAATGACAAATATCTCAGAAAGGTCATGGATCTTTTTATGAAGACTGCCATTGAAGTTTGCGAAGGACAGCAATACGACATGAATTACGAATCAATCGAAAAAGTCAGTCTCGATGAATACCTCGAAATGATCGCCCTCAAAACGGCAGTACTTCTTGGTGGATCTCTTGCTATTGGCGCCATTTGCGCTAATGCAAAAGACGATGACATTGAAAACATTTATCACTTCGGAAAAAAATTAGGTATCGCTTTTCAATTACAGGATGATATTTTAGATGCTTACGGCGATGCTGAAAAATTCGGCAAGCAGGTTGGCGGCGATATCATTTCGAATAAAAAAACTTTTCTGCTTATATCCGCTTGTGAACAAGCAAAAGGAAAACAACTCGAACAATTAACTTTTTCATTAAATCAAAAAGATTTTAACGCAGAAGAAAAAGTAAAAACTGTTATTGCTGTTTACGATGAATTAAAGATCAAAGAACAAGAAGAACAAAAAATGGATCAGTATTTTCAGGAAGCAATGAAGCACTTAAAAACTATTCAGGTTGCTGATGAGAGGAAAGAGTTGCTGGTTTCGTTTGCGGAGAAGTTAATGGTCAGGACATCTTAA